The following coding sequences are from one Streptomyces angustmyceticus window:
- a CDS encoding EF-hand domain-containing protein translates to MIPDALRAEYEQRFSLYDTDGDGYLTADDFTERARVLTAAVGEPEGSAKARALQAGMRNTFEELAALAEVDTAGRLDREQFVAAFTRAGTTGMLGRVVGPSIAATVALADTDGDGVVSLADFTAVHRAAGYSAAQAEAAFRALDQDGDGRLKLEAWQAP, encoded by the coding sequence ATGATCCCCGATGCCCTGCGCGCCGAGTACGAGCAGCGCTTCTCCCTGTACGACACCGACGGCGACGGCTACCTGACCGCGGACGACTTCACCGAGCGGGCGCGCGTCCTGACGGCGGCGGTGGGCGAACCGGAGGGGTCCGCCAAGGCGCGGGCCCTGCAGGCGGGGATGCGCAACACCTTCGAGGAGCTCGCCGCCCTGGCGGAGGTGGACACCGCGGGCCGCCTGGACCGGGAACAGTTCGTCGCGGCGTTCACACGGGCCGGCACGACGGGCATGCTCGGCAGGGTCGTGGGGCCGTCGATCGCCGCGACCGTCGCCCTGGCCGATACCGACGGGGACGGCGTGGTCAGCCTGGCGGACTTCACGGCCGTGCACCGCGCGGCGGGGTACTCGGCCGCCCAGGCGGAGGCGGCGTTCCGGGCACTGGACCAGGACGGCGACGGACGGCTGAAGCTCGAAGCCTGGCAGGCCCCGTGA
- a CDS encoding FAD-dependent monooxygenase gives MADVDVLVVGAGPVGLTMACELRRRGVRCRLIDRLPAPQPFAKAVGIQPRTLEIWDRMGIVREALEAAVPLRGQLLYVNGVQQARIELTLPPDVPYRFAALPQNDTERLLEGALTRWGGRVERGTELLGFAQDAGGVRARLALPTGEQEGTSAEFLVGCDGAHSVVRTTLGLGFAGGAFPEEYMLGDVEVDWDLPPGYAVRSLHRSEGRTDDLLVCIPLPGRRRYRMSMLVPPALSRRPQRPDEEGVLHGLEDGPAPGLADIQTVLDRLAPRPATATALRWSSVFRISHRLVDRYGEGRVFVAGDAAHIHPPTGAQGMNTGIQDACNLAWKLAMAVRATASEGLLSSYHAERRPVGEEVVQRTVRHAGEGVPADPDDPSTLIRREAQLLVGYRGSPIVGTDHPPRQGPAPGDRAPDCGGLRYDLAAFPSRLFDVLRGDEHTLLLYADGEDQLTSFAGVADAARARAHGQLAVRVIVAPGLRTDGLPLPVVLDGRDAFRQSYGAHGGEGFLIRPDGYLGLRPALAGDPELLAQLALTFR, from the coding sequence GTGGCCGATGTGGATGTCCTGGTCGTGGGGGCGGGCCCGGTGGGACTGACCATGGCCTGCGAGCTGCGGCGCCGAGGAGTGCGCTGCCGTCTCATCGACCGGCTGCCCGCACCGCAGCCGTTCGCCAAGGCCGTGGGCATCCAGCCCAGGACGTTGGAGATCTGGGACCGCATGGGCATCGTCCGGGAGGCCCTGGAGGCCGCGGTCCCGCTCCGGGGCCAGTTGCTGTACGTCAACGGTGTCCAGCAGGCGCGGATCGAGCTGACCCTGCCGCCGGATGTGCCGTACCGCTTCGCCGCCCTTCCGCAGAACGACACCGAGCGCCTCCTCGAAGGGGCGCTCACGCGCTGGGGAGGCCGGGTCGAACGGGGCACCGAGCTGCTGGGTTTCGCGCAGGACGCGGGCGGGGTCCGGGCCCGGCTCGCCCTGCCCACCGGAGAACAGGAGGGCACGAGCGCCGAGTTCCTCGTCGGATGCGACGGTGCCCACAGCGTCGTCCGCACGACCCTGGGGCTCGGCTTCGCGGGAGGCGCCTTCCCCGAGGAGTACATGCTGGGCGATGTCGAGGTCGACTGGGACCTGCCGCCGGGCTACGCGGTCCGGTCCCTGCACCGGAGCGAAGGGCGCACCGACGACCTGCTGGTGTGCATTCCGCTGCCCGGCCGCCGGCGCTACCGGATGTCCATGCTCGTTCCGCCCGCACTCTCCCGAAGGCCCCAACGGCCCGACGAAGAAGGCGTGTTGCACGGACTGGAGGACGGTCCTGCGCCCGGCCTCGCCGACATCCAGACCGTCCTGGACCGGCTCGCGCCCCGGCCCGCCACCGCCACCGCCCTGCGCTGGTCCTCGGTCTTCCGCATCAGCCACCGCCTGGTGGACCGCTACGGCGAGGGCCGGGTGTTCGTCGCGGGGGACGCCGCCCACATCCACCCGCCCACCGGCGCCCAGGGCATGAACACCGGTATCCAGGACGCCTGCAACCTGGCCTGGAAGCTGGCCATGGCGGTGCGCGCGACCGCGAGCGAGGGGCTGCTGTCCAGCTACCACGCCGAGCGCCGCCCCGTGGGCGAGGAGGTGGTGCAGCGCACGGTCCGGCATGCCGGCGAGGGCGTCCCGGCGGACCCGGACGACCCGTCGACCCTCATCCGGCGCGAGGCCCAGCTCCTCGTCGGATACCGGGGCAGCCCGATCGTCGGCACGGACCACCCGCCCCGGCAGGGCCCGGCCCCGGGCGACCGCGCCCCCGACTGCGGCGGCCTCCGCTACGACCTCGCCGCCTTCCCGTCCCGCCTGTTCGACGTGCTGCGCGGCGACGAGCACACCCTGCTGCTCTATGCGGACGGCGAGGACCAGCTGACGTCGTTCGCCGGCGTGGCGGACGCGGCGCGCGCCAGGGCGCACGGGCAGCTGGCCGTCCGGGTGATCGTCGCCCCGGGGCTCCGGACGGACGGCCTGCCGCTGCCCGTCGTCCTCGACGGCCGGGACGCGTTCCGGCAGAGCTACGGCGCCCACGGCGGCGAGGGATTCCTCATCCGCCCCGACGGCTACCTGGGCCTGCGCCCCGCCCTGGCGGGCGACCCGGAGCTGTTGGCGCAGCTCGCGCTGACGTTCCGGTGA
- a CDS encoding LysM peptidoglycan-binding domain-containing protein — protein sequence MRGFTAAAVLLAAGTLNLASGQPAEARSGGVWDRLAGCESGGNWRIDTGNGFSGGLQFAHSTWHSYGGGAYASRAARATRSQQIQVAERVLARQGWGAWPACSASLGLDSATAHRSGRTAARPAPQRHAAPSARARARHPQSHEKRYKVGRHRSTGGPVVVNSGDTLSGIAYAHGLGWREFYRLNRRVIGANPHLIFPGLRLAVPHSGGH from the coding sequence GTGCGGGGCTTCACGGCAGCGGCCGTCCTGCTCGCGGCCGGCACGCTGAACCTGGCGTCCGGGCAGCCGGCCGAGGCCCGGTCCGGCGGGGTCTGGGACCGCCTGGCGGGCTGCGAGAGCGGCGGGAACTGGCGTATCGACACGGGGAACGGGTTCTCCGGGGGGCTGCAGTTCGCCCACTCCACCTGGCACTCCTACGGCGGCGGCGCCTACGCGTCACGGGCGGCGCGGGCGACCCGGTCCCAGCAGATCCAGGTGGCCGAGCGGGTGCTGGCCCGGCAGGGCTGGGGGGCCTGGCCGGCCTGCTCGGCGTCGCTGGGGCTCGACTCGGCCACCGCGCACCGCAGCGGGCGGACCGCCGCACGCCCCGCACCGCAGCGCCATGCCGCGCCGTCGGCGCGGGCGCGGGCCCGCCATCCGCAGTCCCATGAGAAGCGCTACAAAGTGGGGCGCCATCGGAGTACCGGCGGCCCGGTCGTGGTCAACTCCGGTGACACGCTGAGCGGCATCGCGTACGCGCACGGGCTCGGCTGGCGGGAATTCTACCGGCTCAACCGGCGGGTGATCGGGGCGAATCCGCATCTGATTTTCCCCGGCCTGCGACTGGCCGTGCCGCACTCCGGCGGCCACTGA
- a CDS encoding CBS domain-containing protein: MASKLRARDIMSGGARCVGAHESLMDAAKMMRDLDVGCLPICGDNNRLMGMVTDRDIVVTCCAEGVDPATVQSGSMGGELHWIDADADASEVLRTMEEHHIKRLPVIDVKGGHQLVGMITEANLAKNLSDAEIAEFANRVYATAG, from the coding sequence ATGGCCAGCAAGCTGCGAGCCCGCGACATCATGTCCGGCGGGGCGCGCTGTGTGGGTGCCCACGAATCGCTGATGGACGCGGCGAAGATGATGCGGGACCTGGACGTCGGCTGCCTGCCCATCTGCGGTGACAACAACCGGCTCATGGGCATGGTCACCGACCGCGACATCGTCGTCACCTGTTGCGCCGAAGGGGTCGATCCGGCGACGGTGCAGTCCGGTTCCATGGGGGGCGAGCTGCACTGGATCGACGCGGACGCGGACGCCTCCGAGGTCCTGCGCACCATGGAGGAGCACCACATCAAGCGCCTGCCGGTGATCGACGTCAAGGGCGGCCACCAGCTGGTGGGAATGATCACCGAGGCCAACCTCGCCAAGAACCTCAGCGACGCGGAGATCGCGGAGTTCGCCAACCGGGTGTACGCGACCGCCGGCTGA